A single region of the Idiomarinaceae bacterium HL-53 genome encodes:
- a CDS encoding Glycosyl transferases group 1, with protein MNFKSFTFVSCVKNEARLRQDPAFQYRCINIAHELSDLGRENKCIHFSELSTKAKNEIFIFQRPSTRSFFQHWKFIRKLKKLKANGCLLIADFDDLVFAPDFAEESPGVKNGSVSVQQTRENYQNHQRTLFLFDAFTFSTEPLLETFLQFIPSAPVLQVPNTAFWTWASKPITNRKPEADDKIILTYFPGTASHDRDFRIIEPALERLLNEEEQVELHITGVLQSSLIGNHPKVKFNSRVPFEDYWKVAQQGTINLAPLEMSHFNHCKSALKGIEGSFWNKRTIATAIPDMTRLEHCGVTLVHDADSWYATLKQTVEEERERIKTGRTHNFNEQLLVESNISKVTQNWLQWLSKLKNE; from the coding sequence TTGAACTTCAAATCCTTTACTTTCGTTTCCTGCGTGAAAAACGAAGCGCGACTCCGCCAAGACCCCGCGTTTCAATACCGTTGTATCAATATTGCACATGAACTCTCTGATCTGGGTAGAGAGAACAAATGCATCCATTTTTCAGAATTATCTACGAAAGCTAAAAATGAGATCTTCATCTTTCAGCGACCATCCACCCGAAGCTTTTTCCAGCATTGGAAATTCATTCGAAAGCTAAAGAAATTGAAAGCGAACGGGTGTCTGCTCATTGCTGACTTCGATGATTTAGTTTTTGCCCCTGACTTCGCAGAAGAAAGTCCGGGAGTTAAAAATGGCTCAGTAAGCGTGCAACAAACTCGAGAGAACTATCAAAACCATCAAAGAACTTTGTTTTTGTTTGATGCATTTACGTTTTCAACAGAGCCGTTGCTTGAAACATTCCTACAGTTCATTCCTTCTGCACCAGTGCTCCAAGTTCCGAATACTGCATTTTGGACATGGGCAAGCAAGCCAATAACTAATAGAAAACCTGAAGCAGATGACAAAATTATTCTTACATACTTCCCTGGTACCGCGAGTCACGATCGAGACTTCCGAATCATTGAGCCAGCCCTTGAAAGGCTGCTTAATGAAGAAGAACAGGTTGAACTCCACATTACGGGCGTGCTTCAGTCATCTCTTATCGGCAATCACCCTAAGGTGAAATTTAATAGTCGCGTACCATTTGAAGATTATTGGAAGGTAGCCCAACAAGGCACGATTAACTTAGCCCCACTTGAGATGAGTCATTTTAATCATTGTAAATCTGCTTTAAAGGGGATTGAAGGTAGCTTTTGGAATAAAAGAACGATAGCAACCGCTATTCCAGATATGACTCGATTAGAACATTGCGGTGTTACGCTGGTTCACGATGCAGATAGCTGGTACGCCACGTTGAAGCAGACTGTTGAAGAAGAGCGAGAGCGCATTAAAACTGGCCGCACTCACAATTTCAACGAGCAGTTGCTTGTAGAGTCGAATATATCTAAAGTAACTCAAAACTGGCTTCAGTGGCTATCAAAGCTAAAAAATGAGTAG
- a CDS encoding Glycosyltransferase family 29 (sialyltransferase) — protein MTHPTFNSREALYQCQRSLRAQRKTALLLRKHGHYNLGTLALFNVVWRKTKRPRDFLNYLNFKRDLGFVIRSREAKLLEDFLKMDFFDRIYHRITQFHLRQVRNFIIEQKQRKETPWVEPQYRSSMLRWLSQQHAWNSQLKEKLSHAKRIAVVGNHPKLKGSKLGDEIDDADFVVRFNLFQSSETNVEDIGTKLDLWVTAPAYKGPQPQLTPFILVTGPAMLSKQQNWHALRYTQSPLVDTSLSVWRNLVMKLGAPPSAGVATLAFIKSQTSATIELYGFDLRPLETGINNEVYHHAKQNHRATGRHNWSAERVWLQYFSKQHNLVSEQTHD, from the coding sequence ATGACTCACCCTACATTTAATTCGCGAGAGGCTCTCTACCAATGTCAAAGAAGCTTGAGAGCTCAACGCAAAACGGCACTTCTTTTACGTAAGCACGGTCATTATAATTTAGGGACTCTTGCTTTATTCAATGTCGTATGGAGAAAAACTAAGAGGCCACGCGATTTTTTGAATTACCTTAATTTCAAAAGAGACCTTGGGTTTGTCATTAGATCGCGAGAAGCTAAGCTCCTTGAAGATTTTTTAAAAATGGATTTCTTCGATCGTATCTACCATCGAATAACTCAATTCCACTTGAGGCAAGTGCGTAATTTCATCATCGAACAGAAACAAAGAAAAGAGACACCATGGGTAGAGCCACAATATCGCAGTTCCATGCTGCGATGGTTATCACAACAGCACGCTTGGAATTCTCAATTAAAAGAAAAGTTAAGTCATGCAAAAAGAATAGCGGTCGTTGGTAATCACCCAAAATTAAAAGGAAGTAAGTTAGGGGACGAAATCGATGACGCCGATTTTGTGGTGCGTTTTAATCTTTTCCAAAGTTCAGAAACAAATGTTGAAGATATCGGTACGAAACTCGATCTGTGGGTGACTGCGCCAGCATACAAAGGTCCTCAACCTCAGTTAACTCCCTTCATTTTGGTTACCGGCCCAGCCATGCTGTCGAAGCAGCAGAACTGGCATGCATTACGATATACACAATCTCCACTCGTTGACACCTCACTGAGTGTTTGGCGTAATCTCGTCATGAAACTCGGCGCTCCTCCAAGCGCGGGAGTTGCAACCTTAGCGTTCATAAAGTCACAAACCAGCGCAACTATCGAATTATACGGGTTCGATTTACGCCCATTAGAAACTGGAATTAATAACGAGGTTTACCATCACGCAAAACAAAACCATAGGGCAACGGGCCGCCATAATTGGTCTGCAGAGCGTGTTTGGCTGCAATACTTTTCTAAACAACACAACTTAGTGAGTGAGCAGACCCATGATTAA
- a CDS encoding Glycosyltransferase, GT2 family produces MIKFVLPAQSFSIKRSEQNKSEFHVRSSALMREQQWYRLKISARNAAARDYLATGKTIGLGQNENFQTIRCVERLKNGVALCFYRTSSLKTLSLAGYPNGDEAELCFTVSLKPIVSVQAIFHMMWHVAMNAEAAQQRKSYIFRITRARQKRSGWEHAKYKLIQTYQPLLQHQLKESDQYVSWVRDKEPRYFEKSKLSETKLRISYYQLRELDPQRLSDHEWIIIKRNDTVYRESLPSFLSSHFSKENQLIYWDHDYLNSDNARVLPQFKPNWDPTLLLHTNYIGSAFAIRGDLLKSILTQKPTSHYELLLSCLSLEPKKVQHIPLILQHQQPELEALSTHELKAIKRVAPDLYGNSVLIQEIEHHVLNQAVASISVDPKERPLVSIIIPTRDSLELTRNCVNSVLERTSYSNYEILILDNQSTEPDTLSWFKAVSKHEKVRVIRYNHPFNYSAINNFAVTQAAGEYVCLLNNDTEVIAKAWLSNMLCEALKPNAGCVGAKLYYADDTVQHAGVILGLWGLAGHSHKNFSRFEAGYQNRLLCPQQYSAVTAACLLVKKSIYQEVSGLNEKQLTVAFNDVDFCLKVLKRGYQNYWTPHAELYHFESKSRGKEDTPEKKERESKEVEFMKLAWCELLESDPAYHRHLAKNAEDFSLNLEFTDS; encoded by the coding sequence ATGATTAAATTCGTACTGCCTGCTCAATCTTTTTCGATTAAACGCTCAGAGCAGAATAAGTCTGAGTTCCACGTTCGAAGCTCCGCTCTCATGAGAGAGCAACAATGGTACCGCCTCAAGATAAGCGCAAGAAATGCTGCAGCACGAGATTACTTGGCAACTGGCAAAACGATAGGACTGGGACAAAACGAAAATTTCCAAACCATTCGTTGCGTAGAAAGGTTAAAAAATGGTGTGGCTCTATGTTTTTATCGAACAAGCTCGCTAAAAACATTGTCATTAGCCGGCTACCCTAACGGTGATGAAGCGGAATTATGCTTTACAGTAAGCCTTAAACCTATCGTCTCGGTTCAAGCTATTTTTCATATGATGTGGCATGTGGCAATGAATGCCGAAGCAGCTCAGCAACGAAAAAGCTATATTTTCAGAATTACACGAGCTCGGCAAAAACGGTCTGGATGGGAGCACGCAAAATACAAACTCATTCAAACCTATCAACCACTGCTTCAGCATCAGCTCAAAGAGAGTGATCAGTACGTTTCATGGGTAAGAGATAAAGAGCCCCGATACTTCGAGAAATCGAAACTCTCAGAGACTAAATTAAGAATTAGTTACTATCAGTTGCGTGAGCTCGATCCTCAACGATTGAGCGACCATGAGTGGATCATTATAAAACGCAACGATACAGTCTACCGCGAGTCACTGCCATCTTTCCTAAGTTCTCATTTTTCAAAAGAAAACCAGCTCATCTATTGGGACCACGATTATCTAAACTCAGATAATGCCCGAGTTCTGCCGCAATTTAAGCCAAACTGGGATCCAACACTTCTATTGCACACGAACTATATTGGTTCAGCGTTTGCAATCCGTGGGGACTTACTGAAAAGTATACTCACCCAAAAGCCAACATCTCATTACGAATTATTACTCTCTTGTTTAAGCTTAGAGCCAAAAAAAGTTCAGCATATTCCGTTGATCCTTCAGCATCAGCAACCTGAACTAGAAGCGCTTTCGACTCATGAATTGAAAGCCATTAAACGAGTGGCTCCTGATCTATATGGCAATAGTGTCTTAATTCAAGAAATTGAGCATCATGTTCTCAATCAAGCAGTTGCAAGCATAAGCGTCGACCCGAAGGAAAGACCTCTGGTGAGTATTATTATTCCCACAAGAGATTCTCTCGAGCTCACCCGAAACTGCGTGAATAGCGTATTAGAGAGAACTAGCTACTCAAATTACGAAATATTGATTTTAGATAACCAGAGCACAGAGCCGGACACGCTGTCTTGGTTCAAAGCGGTGTCTAAGCATGAGAAGGTTCGCGTGATCCGATATAACCACCCATTTAATTATTCTGCAATCAATAATTTCGCGGTAACCCAGGCAGCTGGTGAATATGTGTGTCTGTTAAACAATGATACCGAAGTTATTGCGAAAGCCTGGCTATCAAATATGCTTTGCGAAGCGCTCAAACCCAATGCTGGGTGCGTTGGGGCAAAGCTTTACTATGCCGACGACACCGTGCAGCATGCAGGTGTCATTCTTGGCTTGTGGGGACTTGCAGGCCATAGCCACAAGAACTTCTCAAGATTCGAAGCAGGTTATCAAAATAGACTTTTATGTCCACAACAGTACTCGGCCGTTACAGCTGCATGTCTGCTTGTTAAAAAAAGTATTTATCAGGAGGTTAGTGGCCTCAACGAAAAGCAATTAACGGTCGCGTTTAACGATGTAGATTTTTGTTTGAAGGTATTGAAACGAGGCTACCAAAATTATTGGACGCCTCATGCAGAGCTTTACCACTTTGAATCTAAATCTCGAGGCAAAGAAGACACCCCCGAGAAGAAGGAACGTGAGTCAAAAGAAGTCGAATTCATGAAATTAGCGTGGTGTGAGTTACTGGAGAGTGACCCAGCCTACCATCGTCATCTCGCTAAAAACGCAGAAGATTTCTCTCTCAATCTAGAGTTTACTGATTCGTAG